In Leptodesmis sichuanensis A121, the following are encoded in one genomic region:
- a CDS encoding cysteine hydrolase produces MKPQHTALVLIGYQNDYFSPTGILHGVIEESSKVTNVLVNTVHLIQCLAPTPALIVTTPIFFTPNYEELIDPIGILKTIKEVGAFQAGTPGSETIKELEPFKDRILEVPGKRGFNAFINTNLDEILKQQGVTNIVLAGAVTSICIDSTGRAAHEKGYHVTILSDCTSARTVLEQEFYCSGIFPLYAEVVAHSELLERMELHSLV; encoded by the coding sequence ATGAAACCACAGCATACAGCGCTTGTCCTCATTGGCTATCAAAATGACTACTTCTCACCAACTGGGATTCTGCATGGGGTCATCGAAGAATCCTCAAAAGTCACTAACGTTCTAGTCAATACCGTTCATCTCATCCAGTGCCTTGCACCCACGCCAGCTTTAATTGTGACAACTCCAATCTTCTTTACACCCAACTATGAGGAGTTGATTGATCCAATTGGTATCCTCAAAACCATTAAAGAGGTGGGAGCGTTTCAAGCAGGCACTCCAGGATCAGAAACGATTAAAGAGCTAGAACCCTTTAAAGACAGGATTCTAGAGGTGCCAGGTAAGCGTGGATTTAACGCTTTCATTAATACCAACCTGGATGAGATCTTAAAACAGCAAGGGGTTACCAACATTGTCCTGGCAGGGGCTGTGACATCGATTTGTATTGATTCCACAGGCCGGGCTGCTCACGAAAAAGGATATCACGTAACAATTCTTTCGGACTGTACTTCTGCTCGCACTGTCCTTGAGCAAGAGTTTTATTGTAGTGGCATTTTTCCTCTTTATGCTGAGGTGGTTGCTCATTCAGAACTACTTGAGCGCATGGAACTCCATTCCCTGGTGTAG